The genomic interval GCGCAAGATTGCCTTCGCTTTCCTCTTCCCTGCACGCTGAGACCCTCTCATGGCAACCCTCGTCCTCGGTGCCGTCGGTTCCGCCATCGGCGGGGCCTTCGGTGGCGCGATCCTCGGCTTCTCTGGTGCCGCCATCGGCGGTTTCATCGGCTCGACCATCGGATCGGTGGTCGACAGCTGGATCGTGTCCTCGCTGGCCCCGGCGCAGAAGATCGAGGGCCAGCGCCTCGACAGCTTGCGGATCACGTCTGCTACCGAAGGCGCGATCATCCCGCGCCTCTACGGGCGCATGCGTATCGGCGGCAACGTCATCTGGGCGACCGATTTCCGCGAGGAGACGAAGACCACAACGCAAGGCGGCGGCAAGGGCGGCGGCGGTGGAAAGGTCCGGACGACCGAATACCTCTACTACGCCAGCTTCGCCGTGGCGCTCTGCGAAGGCCCGATCACCGGCATCGGGCGCATCTGGGCGGATGGCAAGCCGCTCGACATGAGCGGCATCACCTGGCGCTGGTATCCCGGCAACGAGACCCAGACCGCCGATCCGTTCATTGCGGCGAAGATGGGCGCCGCCAACACCCCCGCGTACCGCGGCACGGCCTATGTCATTTTCGAGGAACTGCCGCTTGGAACCTACGGCAACCGCCTGCCGCAGCTGTCGTTCGAGGTCTTCCGGCCGCTTGCGGATCCCGACACGGCCGAAGGGCTGGTCAAGGCCGTGACCATGATCCCGGCCTCGGGCGAGTTCACCTATGCGACCGAAGCGGTCCGCAAGACGGTCGGGGCCACGACCACGGTGTTCGGCCAGACCACCGGCGGCACCACCTCGGCCGAGAACCTGAACGCGCTGCCCGACGAGGCCGATATCGTCGTGGCCCTCGACCGCCTGCAAGCCATGGCTCCGGCCGTCGAGAGCGTCAGCCTCGTTGTCGCCTGGTTCGGCAACGACCTGCGCGCTGGGAACTGCACTATCAAGCCCGGCGTGGAAGTTTCGACCAAGGTCACCAGCCCCAAGGTCTGGACGGTCAATGGCGTGGCGCGGGCGAATGCGCACCTCGTCAGTCGCGACGTCGAGGACCGGCCGGTCTATGGCGGCACGCCTGCGGATTTCGCGGTGGTGCAGGCGATCCGCGAGATGAAGGCGCGGGGGCTGCGCGTCACCTTCTATCCCTTCCTGCTGTTGGACGTCCCGCCCGGCAATACCCTGCCGAACCCCTATTCGAACAACGCCGCCACGCGGGGACAGCCGTCATTTCCATGGCGCGGGCGGATCACCTGTTCCCCGGCGGCAGGCTTCGCAGGGACCGCCGACAAGACCGCCGCTGCGGCCACGCAGGTCTCGGCCTTCTTCGGCGCGGCCACCCCAGCGCAGTTCTCGGTGTCGGGCGACAACGTGACCTGGACCGGCCCCTCCAGCGACTGGGGCCTGCGCCGGATGATCCTGCACTATGCCCATCTCTGTGCGGTGGCAGGCGGGGTCGACGCCTTCCTGATCGGGACCGAGATGCGGGGGCTGACGACGATCCGGTCGAGCGCCAGCGCCTATCCGGCCGTGACCGCATTCAAGGCACTGGCGGCCGACGTGAAGGCAATCCTCGGGCCGGGCACCAAGGTAGGTTATGCCTCGGACTGGTCGGAGTATTTCGGCCACCAGCCGGGCGACGGGACCGGGGATGTGTTCTTCCACCTCGACCCGCTCTGGTCGGACGCCAACATCGATTTCATCGGCATTGACAACTACATGCCGCTCTCCGACTGGCGCGATGGCTTCGATCATGCCGATGCCCTTGAAGGCTGGCCCGCCATCCATGACCGCGGTTACCTGCAGGCCAATATCGCCGGTGGCGAGGGCTTCGACTGGTTCTATGCCAGCGCGGCCGACCGGTCGGCACAGATCCGCACCCCGATCACGGATGGCAGCGCAGGCAAACCTTGGGTGTTCCGCTACAAGGATCTGCGCGCCTGGTGGTCGAATGCACATTTCGACCGGCCGGGCGGGTTGGAAAGCGGCACGCCCACCGCATGGGTGCCGCAGTCGAAGCCCGTCTGGTTCACGGAACTGGGCTGTCCCGCCATCGACCGGGGCACGAACCAGCCGAACGTCTTCTTCGACCCGAAGTCGTCCGAGAGCTTCACGCCTTACTTCTCGCGCGGCTGGCGCGATGACGCGATCCAGCGCGCCTATCTGGAAGCCAGCTATCTCTGGTGGGGAACTCCGGCTAACAATCCCGTGTCGGCCATCTACGGCGGCCGGATGGTCCATGTCCCCGAATGCGCCGCCTGGACCTGGGATGCGCGGCCCTATCCGTTCTTCCCCGAACTGACCGGCGTCTGGACGGACGGCCCGAACTGGCGGCTTGGTCACTGGCTGACCGGGCGGCTCGGCGCGGTGTCACTGGCGGCCCTCGTGCGCCACCTCTGCCTGCGCGCTGGGCTTGATGAGGCGTTGATCGACGTCACCTGCCTCTGGGGCGCGGTCGAGGGCTATGTGATCGGGGCCCTCGAAAGCCCTCGGGCGTCGATTTCCACGCTGGCCCGCCACTTCGGCTTCGATGCCATCGAGACCGAAGGCGTGATCCGTTTCGTCATGCGCGGCCGCGCCTCGGTCGCCACGCTGGCCATCGACGATCTGGTCGCCAGCCGTGAGGGCGAGGCTTTCGAACTGACCCGCGGCCAGGAGACGGAACTGCCGCAGGCGTTGAAGTGGCAGGTCGCACGGGCGGACGAGGATTACGACGCGGCGCTGGTCGAGGCACGGCGCATCACCGTGGATACAACACGCATCGCGTCCGAGTCCTTCCCGATGGCGATCCCGCCCGAGGAGGCCGAACGCCGCTGCCGCCGCGCGCTGATGGAAGCCTGGATCGGCCGGGAAAGCGCGACCTTCCGCCTGCCGCCCTCGCGACTGGCCCTCGATCCGACCGACGTGATCCGGCTCGCGCATGACGGCCGCGAGGTGGAATTCCGGCTCGTTTCGGTCGCCGATGCCGAGGCGCGCGGGATCGAGGCGGTCCGTCAGGACCGTGCAGCCTATGATCTGCCGCCCGGTGATCCGCGACCGGCCTCGCTTTCGAGCCCCGTCGTCTTCGGCACGCCCGAGGTGGTGATGCTGGACCTGCCGCAGATCAGCGAAGATCAGCCCGCCCATCGCCCCCTGATCGCCGCCCATGCCAGCCCCTGGCCGGGTGAGATCGCGGTGTTCCGCAGCGCGTCCGCGGATGGGTTCAATCTCCTGACCACATTCGGCAGTCGGACGCGGATCGGCACGCTGGCCCTCGACCTCTTTTCGGGGCCGACCTCCCGCTTCGACCTTGGCAACGAGTTGGTCGTCGATCTGCTGTCAGGAACGCTGGAGAGCGTGACGGATGTCGCGCTGTTCGGTGGGGCCAATGCACTGGCGGTCGAAAGCGCCCTTGGACAGTGGGAGATCGTCCAGGCGGGTCAGACAGAACTCATCGCCCCCGGCCGCTATCGGCTCACCCGTCTCCTGCGTGGCCAGCGCGGA from Paracoccus fistulariae carries:
- a CDS encoding baseplate multidomain protein megatron, with translation MATLVLGAVGSAIGGAFGGAILGFSGAAIGGFIGSTIGSVVDSWIVSSLAPAQKIEGQRLDSLRITSATEGAIIPRLYGRMRIGGNVIWATDFREETKTTTQGGGKGGGGGKVRTTEYLYYASFAVALCEGPITGIGRIWADGKPLDMSGITWRWYPGNETQTADPFIAAKMGAANTPAYRGTAYVIFEELPLGTYGNRLPQLSFEVFRPLADPDTAEGLVKAVTMIPASGEFTYATEAVRKTVGATTTVFGQTTGGTTSAENLNALPDEADIVVALDRLQAMAPAVESVSLVVAWFGNDLRAGNCTIKPGVEVSTKVTSPKVWTVNGVARANAHLVSRDVEDRPVYGGTPADFAVVQAIREMKARGLRVTFYPFLLLDVPPGNTLPNPYSNNAATRGQPSFPWRGRITCSPAAGFAGTADKTAAAATQVSAFFGAATPAQFSVSGDNVTWTGPSSDWGLRRMILHYAHLCAVAGGVDAFLIGTEMRGLTTIRSSASAYPAVTAFKALAADVKAILGPGTKVGYASDWSEYFGHQPGDGTGDVFFHLDPLWSDANIDFIGIDNYMPLSDWRDGFDHADALEGWPAIHDRGYLQANIAGGEGFDWFYASAADRSAQIRTPITDGSAGKPWVFRYKDLRAWWSNAHFDRPGGLESGTPTAWVPQSKPVWFTELGCPAIDRGTNQPNVFFDPKSSESFTPYFSRGWRDDAIQRAYLEASYLWWGTPANNPVSAIYGGRMVHVPECAAWTWDARPYPFFPELTGVWTDGPNWRLGHWLTGRLGAVSLAALVRHLCLRAGLDEALIDVTCLWGAVEGYVIGALESPRASISTLARHFGFDAIETEGVIRFVMRGRASVATLAIDDLVASREGEAFELTRGQETELPQALKWQVARADEDYDAALVEARRITVDTTRIASESFPMAIPPEEAERRCRRALMEAWIGRESATFRLPPSRLALDPTDVIRLAHDGREVEFRLVSVADAEARGIEAVRQDRAAYDLPPGDPRPASLSSPVVFGTPEVVMLDLPQISEDQPAHRPLIAAHASPWPGEIAVFRSASADGFNLLTTFGSRTRIGTLALDLFSGPTSRFDLGNELVVDLLSGTLESVTDVALFGGANALAVESALGQWEIVQAGQTELIAPGRYRLTRLLRGQRGTEHAIGNPAPAGARVVVLDATLASLPIAEADLGLPWNLRVGPAARAVSDASYAALGFTPTGRGLVPFAPVHVEQPWRATRNPGDLTIRWARRSRALVADAWEQVEVPIAEDLESYDVQILDGAAVKRTLTSSTTSVLYSAAHQSSDWGAPLGPGQTLAIRIFQLSNRLGRGTPATVTLQF